The stretch of DNA GGCTCTTGTTTTTGGAGAATCAGATGGATTTGTGAAAATTGTTGCTGATGAAGAGACCAATGATATTCTAGGGGTGCATATGATTGGTCCACATGTGACTGATATGATTTCTGAGGCAGGACTCGCCATGGTATTAGATGCGACACCATGGGAAATTGCTCATACCATTCATCCACATCCAAGTCTTTCAGAGGCAATTGGTGAAGCCGCACTAGCGGTTGATGGGAAGGCAATACATTCATAAGTAAGGTAAGGTTATTAGCGAACAAATGGGAGGTAAGAAATAAATGACTGAAAATCGTCATGAAGCTTTAGGATTAAGCGATGGAAAAGTTTTAGAAATGTATGAAACAATGCTTCTAGCCCGTCGTATTGATGAACGGATGTGGTTATTGAATCGTGCTGGTAAAATACCATTTGTCATCTCATGTCAAGGACAGGAAGCAGCACAAGTAGGAGCTGCATTTGCACTCGATCGAGAAAAGGATTATGTTCTTCCATATTATCGGGATATGGGTGTAGTGTTAACGTTTGGTATGACACCAAGAGAACTAATGCTTTCAGGGTTTGCGAAAGCGGAGGATCCAAATTCAGGCGGACGACAAATGCCAGGTCACTTTGGGCAAAAGAAGAACCGAATTGTAACAGGATCTTCTCCAGTTACTACCCAGGTTCCACATGCAGTAGGAATTGCACTTGCAGGGAAAATGGAAAGAAAAGATCTAGTTACGTTTGTAACCTTTGGGGAAGGGTCATCCAACCAAGGTGACTTCCATGAAGGGGCTAACTTTGCAGGCGTGCATAAACTTCCAGTCATTTTCATGTGTGAAAATAATAAATACGCAATTTCTGTTCCAATTGAAAAACAATTAGCATGTGAAAAGGTATCTGACCGTGCGATTGGGTATGGTATGCCAGGAATCACTGTTGACGGAAATGATCCATTAGAAGTTTATAAAGCAGTGAAAGAGGCTGCCGATCGTGGCCGTCGTGGAGAAGGGCCAACGCTTGTTGAAACAGTTTCTTACCGTCTTACCCCACACTCATCTGATGATGATGACCGTTCTTACCGAGCACCTGATGAAGTAGCAAAAGCAAAAACGCAAGATCCGATTATTACATTTGGTGCGTATTTAAAGGAAACAGGTATCTTGAATGATGAGTTGGAAAAAGAAATAAACGACCGCGTGATGAAGCTGGTGAATGAAGCTACAGATTATGCTGAAAATGCGCCATATGCTGCACCAGAAGAAGCGTTGAAGTTTGTTTATGCACAGGAGTAAGGGGGATATAACATGGCGATTATTTCATATATTGATTCAATAACTATGGCCATTCGAGAAGAAATGGAACGGGATCCTAAGGTTTTTGTATTAGGTGAAGATGTAGGGGTAAAAGGCGGCGTGTTTAAAGCTACACAAGGCCTGTATGAACAATTTGGTGAGGAACGCGTCATTGATGCACCTCTTGCTGAATCTGCCATTGCAGGGGTTGGAATTGGTGCAGCAATGTACGGAATGCGCCCAATTGCCGAAATGCAATTTGCTGATTTCATCATGCCTGCTGTCAATCAAATTATTTCAGAAGCAGCGAAAGTCCGTTATCGTTCGAATAATGATTGGAGCTGTCCAATTGTTATACGTGCTCCTTATGGCGGTGGCGTTCACGGTGCGTTGTACCATTCCCAATCGGTTGAGGCTGTATTTGCTAATCAACCGGGATTGAAAATTGTAATGCCGTCTACACCATATGATGCGAAAGGCTTGTTAAAGGCAGCCATTCGTGATAATGACCCGGTTTTATTTTTCGAGCACAAAAGGGCTTATCGTTTAATTAAGGGAGAGGTCCCAACAGATGATTACACTTTGCCCATAGGAAAAGCCGATGTGAAGCGTGACGGAGATGACATTACCGTTATTACCTACGGTCTATGTGTACATTTTGCCCTCCAAGCGGCTGAAAAATTAGCGAAGGATGGAATCTCTGCACATATTCTTGATTTGAGAACCGTATACCCACTTGATAAAGAAGCTATTATTGAAGCAGCTTCAAAAACAGGTAAAGTCTTGCTTGTTACCGAGGATACAAAAGAAGGCAGCATTATGAGTGAAGTGTCAGCTATTATAGCCGAAAATTGCTTGTTTGAATTAGATGCTCCAATAATGCGTCTAGCTGGACCTGATGTACCAGCCATGCCATATGCTCCAACGATGGAAAAATTCTTTATGGTAAACCCTGATAAAGTCGAAAAAGCAATGAGAGAACTAGCCGAGTATTAAGGAGGTACGGAATAGTGGTAATTGAACAAATTAAAATGCCTCAGCTAGGGGAGAGTGTAACCGAGGGTACGATTAGTAAGTGGTTAGTATCTGTTGGTGATAAAGTAAATAAATACGACCCCCTTGCAGAGGTTATGACAGATAAAGTAAATGCAGAAGTCCCATCCTCCTTTACAGGTGTGATTAAAGAACTAATTGCTAACGAAGAAGATACCCTAGCGGTTGGAGAAATCATTTGTACAATTGAAGTTGAGGGTGGCGAAAGTCCTCAGGCTAAAACAGAAGACGTAGCTCCAGCATCATCCAGCAGTGCGGAAACTACAGCTCCAGTTGACCAAGGAAACAAAGCGCGTTATTCTCCAGCAGTTTTGAAAATATCTCAAGAACATGGAATTGACCTAACGCAGGTGTCAGGCACCGGTGCAGGTGGAAGGATTACAAGAAAAGACCTACTGAAATTGATTGAATCTGGAAATATCCCTGTTGCAGGCCAAAGGAAGGAAACTGTAAAAGTAGAAACAGTTGTTCAGCCTGAACATCAAAAGCAAGAGGTATCACAACCTGTATCTACATCCACACCAAAGCCACCATCTGCACAACCGGTTCATATTCCAGTGGAAGCTGGTGACATAGAAATCCCGGTTACTGGTATTCGAAAAGCAATTGCTGCCAATATGCTTAGGAGCAAGCATGAAGCACCACATGCTTGGACTATGATTGAAGTGGATGCAACCAATTTGGTTGACTATCGTAATTCTCTTAAAGATGAGTTTAAGAAAAAAGAAGGCTTTAATCTAACATTCTTTGCTTTCTTTGTAAAAGCGGTAGCCCAAGCACTAAAAGAGTTCCCACAAATTAATTCTATGTGGGCTGGAGAAAAAATCATTCAGAAGAAAGACATTAATATTTCGATTGCCGTTGCAACAGATGATGCCTTATTCGTACCTGTCATTAAAAATGCAGATGAAAAAACGATTAAGGGAATTGCCCGTGAAATTTCGGAACTTGCAGTTAAGGTAAGAACCGGAAAATTACGATCTGAAGATATGCAGGGTGGAACATTTACAGTGAACAACACAGGTTCATTCGGCTCTGTTCAATCCATGGGCATTATCAATTATCCACAAGCAGCTATTCTTCAAGTGGAATCCATTGTTAAGCGACCTGTGGTAATGAATAATGGAATGATTGCTGTGCGTGACATGGTTAATTTATGTATGTCCCTAGACCACAGAGTATTAGATGGACTTGTTTGCGGTCGTTTCTTGCAACGTGTGAAGGAAATTCTAGAAAATACATCAAAATCAACAACTTCCATTTATTAATAACAATAACCGTTGCCAAATTGATGGCGACGGTTATTTGTTTAGTTGCCTGAATTCTGTTTGTACCATAAAATAGTATTTAGTAGAATTAATTGAATTTTATTTCAATTATGTATATGGAAGGGGGATAAGGAGTTTGGAAAAAATAAAAAATCAGTCTTTTCCATTTATGTCAAAAGATGAATGGAAAGAAAAAGCAGAAAAATCGTTAAAAGGAAGAACCGTTGAGTCCTTACAAACGGCTACATATGAAGGAATTATTTTGAAACCGCTTTATTCTCAGGAAGATGAACAGGCAATTCCTGATTATCCAGGAGGCACAGATTATAGAAGAGGGATTTATCCGCTTGGATATTTGACTAATGAATGGAAGGTAGCACAGCGTATATCCTATCATTCACTAGATGAATTGAAAGAAAAGCTCAAACAAAACTTTGATAAAGGGCAAACTGCCATTTCTTTTGAAGTATCAAAGTCTTTGTTTGAAGAGAATGAAACGCTGGAAACTATTCTTGGAGAATCCTATCATCAACACCCCTTCTCCCTTAACGCCAAGGGTCTCCATTCTGCATTGCTTGTATCTCTAGAAACAATTGGAGAGAAAAAAGGAACCAGCGACACGATTTGTGGTTATATCGGTTCTGATCCAGTCGCTCTTTTTGCTGAAGAGGGCAGTATTTCAGAAGAGTTTTTCAATGAATGGATGAAAACCATTGTCCAATCAAGCGTGAAATTACCTAATCTAAGAACCATTTTAATCAATACATCGCCATATCACAATGGTGGAGCAAATGCTGTTCAAGAGCTTGGTATTGCATTGGCTGAAGGAATCTATTATCTTGAAAAGCTTCAGGAAGCTGGAATGGAACTGGAAGATATTTTTTCCAAAATGATCTTTCAATTCTCTATTGGCGGCCACTTTTTTATGGAAATGGCCAAAATTCGGGCAGCAAGAATTCTATGGAGTCGTGTGGCTGAAGTGTATGGAACTAATGTGAATAATCGTGGGATGCATATCTCTGCGGAAACTTCTAGATTCACAAAAACTATACAGGACCCCCATGTCAACCTTTTACGGTCAGGTAATGAGGCTTTTGCAGCAGTTATTGGGGGCGTACAATATTTACATGTGGATCCTTTCAATAATCTTTCGGGTTCCACTTATGCTTCGGAAAGAATGGCAAGAAACACACAACTCCTACTAAAAGAAGAAGCACAGTTAAAACAAGTGATTGATCCTGCTGGTGGGTCTTGGTATGTCGAACAATTAACCAATGAACTTTCCGAGAAATCTTGGGAATTCTTTCAACAAATTGAAGCCCATGGCGGCATCATTGAGGGATTAAAATCAAACTGGCTGCAGAAAGAAATAGCGGCAGTGTATGATAAAAGAAATAAGGATTGTCAGACAAGGAAGCAAAGTATGATTGGCACGAATGTTTATGCCAATCTTGATGAAAACGTTCCTAATCTTAAATCTCAAAATAAAGAATCATATGTACTAGAAAAGGGAAATTCATTAATAAATATTACTGCTATTCCTCAACGAAGACTTTCAGAGTCATTTGAAGAATTGCGAAATAAGGCAAGGAGCTATGAAGAAGCAGCAGGCTATAAGCCATCTGTAGGTATGATTTGTCTTGGATTGTTAAAAGAGCATAAGGCAAGGCTGGATTTTATGAAAGGTTTTCTAGCTGCCGGTGGGGTGAAAGCAGTTGAAAGTGATTCAATTGTTTCTTTTGAGAATGCTAGATTATTTGTTTCTACTCTTCCTGTTACGAAATGTTTTTGCATCTGTGGTACAAATGAACAGTATGAAAGGGTGGGGCATGAGATTTTAACTAGCCTAAGAACGGAATTCCCTGATCGAGTTTTTTACCTTGCTGGGCTCCCCGAAAAAGACAAGCAGTCCCAGTGGACGGATGAAGGAATTAAGCAGTTTATTCATATGAAAAGCAATTGTTATGAAACTCTCGATGCCATTTTTAACGAGTTGGAGGTGAGCACGGTTGAAGAAACAAAAGCCTGATTTTCAAAACATATCTTTATTCAGCAACCAAACATTCATGACCAAGGAAGAATGGCAGGAGAGCGCTCAGAAAGAAATGGATGTCTCCATTGATGATTTACTTTTTGAGACAAATGAACAAATTAGTTTAAAGCCTCTTTATACAAAAGAAGATCGTAAAGATCTTGAACAAATTGGCCACCTGCCTGGGCTCCCTCCTTACACAAGGGGTCCCTATCCAACGATGTATGTTAATCGACCATGGACAGTCAGACAGTATGCGGGATTTTCTACTGCAGAGGAAAGTAATGCTTTTTACCGCCGCAATTTAGCAATGGGACAAAAGGGGCTTTCGGTTGCATTTGATCTAGCTACCCACCGCGGTTATGATTCTGATCATCCACGTGTGGTCGGTGATGTGGGAAAAGCAGGGGTAGCTATTGATTCTATCCTTGATATGAAGACACTTTTTGAGGGGATACCTTTAGACCAAATGTCTGTATCCATGACCATGAACGGGGCTGTCTTGCCGATTCTCGCTTTTTTCATTGTAACAGCCGAAGAACAAGGTGTAAGTCAGGAGAAGCTCGCTGGAACTATTCAAAATGACATTTTAAAAGAATATATGGTTCGAAATACATATATATATCCGCCAGAAATGTCAATGAAGATTATAGCTGATATTTTTGAATATACATCAAAATACATGCCAAAGTTTAATAGTATCAGTATCTCAGGTTACCATATGCAAGAAGCAGGAGCGCCTGCAGATTTAGAGTTAGCTTATACGCTGGCAGATGGTTTGGAATATGTACGAACAGGTCTAAAATCAGGTATTGAAATAGATTCATTTGCTCCAAGGTTGTCCTTTTTCTGGGCCGTTGGGATGAATTATTTCATGGAAGTGGCCAAAATGCGTGCAGCGAGGTTAATTTGGGCAAAAATGATGAAATCATTCAATCCTAAAAATGAGAAATCTTTAGCATTAAGGACACATTCGCAAACATCTGGTTGGAGCTTAACAGAGCAAGATCCGTTTAATAATGTTACTCGTACTCTAGTTGAAGCTCATGCGGCAGCAATGGGGCATACTCAATCACTGCATACAAACGCCTTGGACGAAGCCATTGCATTACCAACAGATTTTTCTGCACGAATCGCTCGTAATACCCAATTGTTCTTGCAAGAAGAAACGGGCATAACACAGGTGATCGATCCATGGGCAGGCTCCTATTATGTTGAAAAGCTTACCGATGAATTAGTTAAACGTGCTTGGACACATATTGAAGAGATAGAACAACTTGGCGGGATGGCCAAAGCGATTGAAACGGGCTTGCCGAAGATGCGAATTGAAGAAGCGGCAGCTAGAAGACAGGCTCAAATTGATTCAGGTAAGGAAACGATTATAGGCGTCAATCGTTACCGTCTTGAAAAGGAAGAAGCAATTGATATTTTAGATATTGATAATACTGCAGTTCGCCTAAAACAAATTGAAAAATTACAGGGAGTAAAAGCAAGCCGCGATGACCATAAAGTGAAGGCAGCCCTAGATGCGTTAACAATCGCAGCGGAAACTGGTGAACAAAACCTATTAGAGCTGGCAGTAAAAGCAGCAAGGGTAAGAGCAACCTTAGGAGAAATCTCCGATGCTATTGAAAAGGTTGCTAGCCGACATAAAGCGGTGATTCGCTCAATTAGCGGAGTGTATAGTACAGCTTTTAGCAATGAGGAAGAGATTGTAGAAGTTCAAAAAATGACAGATGAATTCCTTGAAAATGAAGGAAGACGGCCAAGAATACTGATTGCTAAAATGGGTCAGGATGGACATGATCGCGGAGCCAAGGTAATTGCGACCGCCTTCGCTGACCTTGGTTTTGATGTAGATATTAGTCCGTTATTCCAAACACCAGAAGAAACGGCAATGCAGGCAGTAGAAAACGATGTTCATGTGGTTGGAATGAGTTCACTTGCTGCAGGGCATAAAACGTTACTTCCTCAATTGGTGGAGGAGTTTAAAAAAATTAGGAAGAGAAGATATTTTGGTGGTAATCGGTGGAGTCATTCCTGCTCAGGATTACCAATTTCTATATGATCACGGTGCTTCAGCCATCTTTGGTCCAGGAACCATTATTCCAGTG from Bacillus sp. SLBN-46 encodes:
- a CDS encoding thiamine pyrophosphate-dependent dehydrogenase E1 component subunit alpha, translated to MTENRHEALGLSDGKVLEMYETMLLARRIDERMWLLNRAGKIPFVISCQGQEAAQVGAAFALDREKDYVLPYYRDMGVVLTFGMTPRELMLSGFAKAEDPNSGGRQMPGHFGQKKNRIVTGSSPVTTQVPHAVGIALAGKMERKDLVTFVTFGEGSSNQGDFHEGANFAGVHKLPVIFMCENNKYAISVPIEKQLACEKVSDRAIGYGMPGITVDGNDPLEVYKAVKEAADRGRRGEGPTLVETVSYRLTPHSSDDDDRSYRAPDEVAKAKTQDPIITFGAYLKETGILNDELEKEINDRVMKLVNEATDYAENAPYAAPEEALKFVYAQE
- a CDS encoding alpha-ketoacid dehydrogenase subunit beta, which codes for MAIISYIDSITMAIREEMERDPKVFVLGEDVGVKGGVFKATQGLYEQFGEERVIDAPLAESAIAGVGIGAAMYGMRPIAEMQFADFIMPAVNQIISEAAKVRYRSNNDWSCPIVIRAPYGGGVHGALYHSQSVEAVFANQPGLKIVMPSTPYDAKGLLKAAIRDNDPVLFFEHKRAYRLIKGEVPTDDYTLPIGKADVKRDGDDITVITYGLCVHFALQAAEKLAKDGISAHILDLRTVYPLDKEAIIEAASKTGKVLLVTEDTKEGSIMSEVSAIIAENCLFELDAPIMRLAGPDVPAMPYAPTMEKFFMVNPDKVEKAMRELAEY
- a CDS encoding dihydrolipoamide acetyltransferase family protein — translated: MVIEQIKMPQLGESVTEGTISKWLVSVGDKVNKYDPLAEVMTDKVNAEVPSSFTGVIKELIANEEDTLAVGEIICTIEVEGGESPQAKTEDVAPASSSSAETTAPVDQGNKARYSPAVLKISQEHGIDLTQVSGTGAGGRITRKDLLKLIESGNIPVAGQRKETVKVETVVQPEHQKQEVSQPVSTSTPKPPSAQPVHIPVEAGDIEIPVTGIRKAIAANMLRSKHEAPHAWTMIEVDATNLVDYRNSLKDEFKKKEGFNLTFFAFFVKAVAQALKEFPQINSMWAGEKIIQKKDINISIAVATDDALFVPVIKNADEKTIKGIAREISELAVKVRTGKLRSEDMQGGTFTVNNTGSFGSVQSMGIINYPQAAILQVESIVKRPVVMNNGMIAVRDMVNLCMSLDHRVLDGLVCGRFLQRVKEILENTSKSTTSIY
- a CDS encoding methylmalonyl-CoA mutase subunit beta is translated as MEKIKNQSFPFMSKDEWKEKAEKSLKGRTVESLQTATYEGIILKPLYSQEDEQAIPDYPGGTDYRRGIYPLGYLTNEWKVAQRISYHSLDELKEKLKQNFDKGQTAISFEVSKSLFEENETLETILGESYHQHPFSLNAKGLHSALLVSLETIGEKKGTSDTICGYIGSDPVALFAEEGSISEEFFNEWMKTIVQSSVKLPNLRTILINTSPYHNGGANAVQELGIALAEGIYYLEKLQEAGMELEDIFSKMIFQFSIGGHFFMEMAKIRAARILWSRVAEVYGTNVNNRGMHISAETSRFTKTIQDPHVNLLRSGNEAFAAVIGGVQYLHVDPFNNLSGSTYASERMARNTQLLLKEEAQLKQVIDPAGGSWYVEQLTNELSEKSWEFFQQIEAHGGIIEGLKSNWLQKEIAAVYDKRNKDCQTRKQSMIGTNVYANLDENVPNLKSQNKESYVLEKGNSLINITAIPQRRLSESFEELRNKARSYEEAAGYKPSVGMICLGLLKEHKARLDFMKGFLAAGGVKAVESDSIVSFENARLFVSTLPVTKCFCICGTNEQYERVGHEILTSLRTEFPDRVFYLAGLPEKDKQSQWTDEGIKQFIHMKSNCYETLDAIFNELEVSTVEETKA